One window of the Populus nigra chromosome 4, ddPopNigr1.1, whole genome shotgun sequence genome contains the following:
- the LOC133692001 gene encoding uncharacterized protein LOC133692001 isoform X1 yields MREGLRSSVNLLPKSVKNEVSPSELTDEEKPKLNQDEVLREDMEVDQRDGLKIEECEGGSDTGECNAAETSKSRRKRSRVASEGESEDGSSLKGKSGDGSEKRLAEVKKKDSEACDHEEGKTLKRKRGRPPKAQKSDGSEKTRIKAVKEESNQYVGKESEQPDNEVRENLKPKRGTPPKVQKNDVSEKKRAGVEREEGNHYVGEESDRSDDGASRRLKHKRGRFPKAHKSRRSGKKRGKAGKEGSDLSVGEESEQSDNEVSEKSKPKRGRPPKAKKSDKPEKNIDAVEDDTAESSGEESDESYGKVGMKLKPKRGRHSKLNKGIKVGGPRKRQLGKTTRHNKNHNVGARSALSGGKKSNATELTTARKIKFINDEKEEGRNKQKAVVRDKIIELLLGAGWTIEHRPRNGRDYCDAVYVNPEGRTHWSVTLAYRVLKQHYEGGGGDSNTCKTGFKFTPLPDDELSILTKVIGKERSDKNKKKKKWKQGEGGKTGEGVAKLKNKKGKLHKRKLDAAATPSRKKLKDRTKHKYSLSEQDDCSGTSDDRTAVKDRKQLKTHNRKRCALMIRNSKEGADSNGDGYVLYNGKRTVLAWMIDLGSVPLDGKVQYLKRRKTRTVLKGKITTDGIQCDCCGETFAILDFESHAGSKSYQPLKNICLENGHSLLQCQLESWNKQDESDRKGFHFVDTDDQDPNDDTCAICGDGGNLICCDSCPSTFHQSCLEIKKFPSGAWNCTYCSCKFCGMAGGDTCQMDENDTAAQPALLACCLCEEKYHHSCILAENTVNDDYSSVSFCGKKCQELYDKLQALLGVKHEMEEGFAWTLVRRFDVGSDISLSGMHRKVECNSKVAVALHIMDECFLPMPDHRSGVNLIRNIVYNFGSNFNRLNYSGFLTAILERGDEIISAASIRIHGNHLAEMPFIGTRYMYRRQGMCRRLLSAIETALCSLNVEKLVIPAISELRETWTSVFGFKPLEGSSKQKMRNMKMVAFPGIDMLQKPLLKHHQFAEANMVSTEGSMELKEHHTMDETSSNSDEKCSPVRFDLKVSTETSAPHTGKINDQAAAVESGSMADCLNDASDITSENATLSTCPKEKTGGRLSVVPDNLKGRDKNTLKTPDYMGDANEQTREVAEHQGTVSGFIAPSDGKRKVKGDAHMNQSGVSEVDSKLSGISFMGSEAADFQGQCQLASKEDTENVPCEVKVEDSSDRQNHNSVHTSSEIITSQIRHLVSKLELEVSGTNAAHHESTTCNISCDVAQSTTTPPQDDGDDHCGVLPGNQNISYCQGKEPISKEMVVLATADPNSDVTAKPDLQSCRSNGFCFATELGVSSCGVDVDRVHDLKEVSDTVRSDAISPYGGSISDGPRMNIKSSEHANSVSEVEPASLTGGISEPLCNSSSAPAIGLHCASGGGNSCGAPEVIILSNQAS; encoded by the exons ATGAGAGAAGGGTTGAGATCTAGTGTTAATTTATTGCCGAAATCGGTGAAAAATGAGGTTTCTCCGAGTGAATTGACTGACGAGGAGAAACCGAAATTGAATCAAGATGAGGTGTTAAGAGAAGACATGGAAGTGGATCAGAGAGATGGGttaaaaattgaagaatgtGAAGGAGGGAGTGATACGGGGGAATGTAATGCTGCTGAGACTAGTAAAAGTAGAAGGAAAAGAAGTAGAGTTGCTAGCGAGGGAGAGAGCGAGGATGGTAGCTCGCTCAAGGGCAAGAGTGGTGATGGGTCTGAGAAGAGATTGGCTGAGGTGAAAAAGAAAGACAGTGAGGCCTGTGATCACGAGGAGGGGAAAACATTAAAGCGCAAGCGTGGGAGGCCTCCCAAGGCTCAGAAGAGTGATGGGTCTGAGAAGACAAGGATCAAGGCGGTAAAGGAAGAAAGCAATCAATATGTCGGTAAAGAGAGTGAACAGCCAGATAATGAAGTGAGGGAAAACTTAAAGCCTAAGCGTGGGACACCCCCCAAGGTTCAGAAGAATGACGTGTCTGAGAAGAAAAGGGCCGGGGTGGAAAGGGAAGAGGGAAATCATTATGTTGGCGAAGAGAGTGATCGATCAGATGATGGGGCAAGTAGAAGATTAAAGCATAAGCGTGGAAGGTTCCCCAAGGCTCATAAGAGTCGCAGGTCTGGGAAGAAAAGAGGCAAGGCAGGTAAAGAAGGTAGTGATCTATCTGTTGGTGAAGAGAGTGAACAGTCAGATAATGAGGTGAGTGAAAAATCAAAGCCTAAGCGCGGGAGACCCCCCAAGGCTAAGAAGAGTGACAAACCTGAGAAGAACATTGACGCGGTTGAGGATGACACTGCAGAATCATCTGGTGAAGAGAGTGATGAATCTTATGGAAAAGTGGGGATGAAGTTGAAGCCTAAGCGTGGGAGACACAGCAAGTTGAACAAGGGCATAAAGGTGGGCGGGCCGAGGAAAAGACAGTTGGGAAAAACGACAAGACATAATAAGAACCACAATGTGGGAGCTAGAAGTGCGTTATCTGGAGGGAAAAAATCTAATGCAACGGAGTTAACAACAGCCAGGAAGATCAAATTCATTAATGATGAAAAGGAAGAGGGGAGAAATAAACAGAAGGCTGTAGTGAGAGATAAAATTATAGAACTTCTTTTGGGTGCAGGCTGGACAATCGAGCATAGACCTAGGAATGGTAGAGACTACTGCGATGCTGTGTATGTTAATCCTGAAGGAAGGACCCACTGGTCTGTCACCTTGGCTTACCGGGTTCTTAAGCAGCATTATGAAGGTGGCGGTGGTGATTCAAATACCTGTAAGACTGGTTTCAAGTTTACTCCTCTACCAGATGATGAACTCAGCATACTAACAAAAGTAATAGGCAAGGAAAggagtgataaaaataaaaagaaaaagaaatggaagcaAGGTGAGGGCGGGAAAACAGGTGAAGGAGTtgcaaaactgaaaaataagaaaggaaaattGCACAAGAGAAAACTGGATGCTGCAGCAACTCCTAGCCGTAAGAAGCTGAAGGACAggacaaaacataaatattctCTCTCCGAACAGGATGACTGTTCTGGTACATCAGACGACAGAACAGCAGTCAAGGATCGTAAGCAACTCAAAACACATAATAGAAAGCGGTGTGCTCTAATGATTCGCAATTCTAAGGAGGGTGCAGATTCAAATGGAGATGGATATGTGCTGTATAATGGGAAGCGAACTGTACTTGCCTGGATGATTGATTTGGGCTCTGTGCCATTAGATGGAAAGGTGCAGTACTTGAAACGCAGGAAGACACGGACAGTGCTCAAGGGTAAAATCACAACAGATGGCATTCAGTGTGATTGCTGTGGTGAAACTTTTGCAATCTTAGACTTTGAGTCTCATGCAGGCAGCAAATCCTACCAGCCACTCAAAAACATATGTTTAGAGAACGGACATTCACTCTTGCAATGCCAGCTAGAGTCATGGAACAAACAAGATGAGTCTGATCGTAAAGGGTTCCATTTTGTTGATACTGATGATCAAGATCCAAATGATGATACATGTGCGATTTGTGGAGATGGTGGAAACCTGATTTGCTGTGATAGTTGCCCATCAACATTCCATCAAAGCTGCCTAGAGATAAAG AAGTTCCCTTCAGGTGCCTGGAATTGCACGTATTGTTCATGCAAATTTTGTGGGATGGCTGGTGGGGATACATGTCAGATGGACGAAAATGATACTGCTGCCCAACCCGCATTATTGGCATGTTGCTTGTGTGAGGAAAAAT ACCACCACTCTTGTATTCTTGCCGAGAACACTGTAAATGATGATTACAGCAGTGTATCCTTCTGTGGGAAAAAATGCCAAGAG TTATATGATAAACTACAGGCACTTCTTGGGGTTAAACATGAAATGGAAGAAGGCTTTGCGTGGACTCTTGTTCGCAGATTTGATGTCGGCTCTGATATTTCTCTCAGTGGAATGCATCGGAAAGTTGAATGTAATTCCAAGGTAGCTGTTGCGTTGCACATAATGGATGAGTGCTTTTTGCCCATGCCTGACCATAGAAGTGGGGTCAATCTGATTCGTAATATTGTATATAATTTTGG gTCGAACTTCAATCGACTGAACTACAGTGGTTTTCTGACTGCAATTTTAGAGCGAGGGGATGAAATAATCTCGGCTGCATCTATTAG GATCCATGGGAACCATTTAGCAGAGATGCCATTCATTGGGACCCGTTACATGTATAGGCGTCAAGGAATGTGCCGCCGGCTTCTAAGTGCAATTGAAACT GCACTCTGCTCCCTAAATGTCGAGAAATTGGTCATACCGGCGATCTCTGAGCTAAGGGAAACCTGGACTTCTGTTTTTGGTTTTAAGCCACTTGAAGGATCGAGCAAGCAGAAAATGAGGAACATGAAAATGGTGGCATTCCCTGGCATTGATATGTTACAAAAACCATTGTTGAAGCATCATCAGTTTGCTGAAGCAAATATGGTTTCCACTGAAG GCTCCATGGAACTAAAGGAACATCATACCATGGATGAGACATCAAGTAATTCTGATGAGAAATGTTCACCAgtgagatttgatttgaaagtttCCACAGAAACTAGTGCACCTCATACTGGAAAAATAAATGATCAAGCTGCTGCAGTTGAATCTGGTTCCATGGCTGATTGCCTGAATGATGCTTCTGACATTACAAGTGAAAATGCTACCCTATCCACTTGTCCCAAGGAAAAAACTGGTGGTCGATTGAGTGTTGTTCCTGATAATCTGAAGGGGAGAGACAAAAATACTTTGAAGACTCCTGATTATATGGGTGATGCTAATGAACAAACTAGAGAGGTGGCTGAACATCAGGGTACTGTTTCTGGTTTCATTGCCCCCTCTGATGGTAAGAGGAAGGTGAAAGGGGATGCACATATGAACCAGAGTGGTGTTTCTGAGGTTGACAGCAAACTGTCTGGCATTTCTTTTATGGGGTCTGAAGCTGCTGACTTTCAAGGACAATGTCAGTTAGCTTCCAAGGAGGATACTGAGAATGTTCCTTGTGAAGTGAAAGTCGAAGATAGCAGTGATAGACAGAACCACAATTCTGTTCATACCTCCTCTGAGATCATAACAAGTCAAATCCGGCACTTGGTTTCCAAGCTTGAACTTGAAGTTTCAGGTACCAATGCTGCTCATCATGAGTCTACCACCTGCAATATTTCCTGTGATGTAGCTCAATCAACAACCACACCACCTcaagatgatggtgatgatcaTTGTGGTGTATTGCCTGGCAACCAAAATATTAGTTATTGTCAGGGTAAGGAGCCTATTTCCAAGGAAATGGTTGTCCTTGCTACCGCGGATCCTAATTCTGATGTCACTGCTAAACCTGATCTACAATCTTGCAGAAGCAATGGATTTTGCTTTGCCACAGAGCTCGGAGTGAGCTCTTGTGGAGTTGATGTAGATAGAGTCCATGACCTCAAAGAAGTATCGGACACAGTTCGAAGTGATGCTATTTCTCCTTATGGAGGTTCTATTTCTGATGGGCCTCGGATGAATATCAAATCTTCAGAGCACGCCAATTCTGTTTCTGAGGTTGAGCCTGCTAGTTTGACAGGGGGCATCTCCGAACCTTTATGTAATTCAAGCTCTGCTCCTGCTATTGGCCTGCACTGTGCCTCCGGTGGTGGTAATTCCTGCGGTGCACCTGAGGTGATAATTTTGTCAAACCAGGCTAGTTGA
- the LOC133692001 gene encoding uncharacterized protein LOC133692001 isoform X2 — protein MREGLRSSVNLLPKSVKNEVSPSELTDEEKPKLNQDEVLREDMEVDQRDGLKIEECEGGSDTGECNAAETSKSRRKRSRVASEGESEDGSSLKGKSGDGSEKRLAEVKKKDSEACDHEEGKTLKRKRGRPPKAQKSDGSEKTRIKAVKEESNQYVGKESEQPDNEVRENLKPKRGTPPKVQKNDVSEKKRAGVEREEGNHYVGEESDRSDDGASRRLKHKRGRFPKAHKSRRSGKKRGKAGKEGSDLSVGEESEQSDNEVSEKSKPKRGRPPKAKKSDKPEKNIDAVEDDTAESSGEESDESYGKVGMKLKPKRGRHSKLNKGIKVGGPRKRQLGKTTRHNKNHNVGARSALSGGKKSNATELTTARKIKFINDEKEEGRNKQKAVVRDKIIELLLGAGWTIEHRPRNGRDYCDAVYVNPEGRTHWSVTLAYRVLKQHYEGGGGDSNTCKTGFKFTPLPDDELSILTKVIGKERSDKNKKKKKWKQGEGGKTGEGVAKLKNKKGKLHKRKLDAAATPSRKKLKDRTKHKYSLSEQDDCSGTSDDRTAVKDRKQLKTHNRKRCALMIRNSKEGADSNGDGYVLYNGKRTVLAWMIDLGSVPLDGKVQYLKRRKTRTVLKGKITTDGIQCDCCGETFAILDFESHAGSKSYQPLKNICLENGHSLLQCQLESWNKQDESDRKGFHFVDTDDQDPNDDTCAICGDGGNLICCDSCPSTFHQSCLEIKFPSGAWNCTYCSCKFCGMAGGDTCQMDENDTAAQPALLACCLCEEKYHHSCILAENTVNDDYSSVSFCGKKCQELYDKLQALLGVKHEMEEGFAWTLVRRFDVGSDISLSGMHRKVECNSKVAVALHIMDECFLPMPDHRSGVNLIRNIVYNFGSNFNRLNYSGFLTAILERGDEIISAASIRIHGNHLAEMPFIGTRYMYRRQGMCRRLLSAIETALCSLNVEKLVIPAISELRETWTSVFGFKPLEGSSKQKMRNMKMVAFPGIDMLQKPLLKHHQFAEANMVSTEGSMELKEHHTMDETSSNSDEKCSPVRFDLKVSTETSAPHTGKINDQAAAVESGSMADCLNDASDITSENATLSTCPKEKTGGRLSVVPDNLKGRDKNTLKTPDYMGDANEQTREVAEHQGTVSGFIAPSDGKRKVKGDAHMNQSGVSEVDSKLSGISFMGSEAADFQGQCQLASKEDTENVPCEVKVEDSSDRQNHNSVHTSSEIITSQIRHLVSKLELEVSGTNAAHHESTTCNISCDVAQSTTTPPQDDGDDHCGVLPGNQNISYCQGKEPISKEMVVLATADPNSDVTAKPDLQSCRSNGFCFATELGVSSCGVDVDRVHDLKEVSDTVRSDAISPYGGSISDGPRMNIKSSEHANSVSEVEPASLTGGISEPLCNSSSAPAIGLHCASGGGNSCGAPEVIILSNQAS, from the exons ATGAGAGAAGGGTTGAGATCTAGTGTTAATTTATTGCCGAAATCGGTGAAAAATGAGGTTTCTCCGAGTGAATTGACTGACGAGGAGAAACCGAAATTGAATCAAGATGAGGTGTTAAGAGAAGACATGGAAGTGGATCAGAGAGATGGGttaaaaattgaagaatgtGAAGGAGGGAGTGATACGGGGGAATGTAATGCTGCTGAGACTAGTAAAAGTAGAAGGAAAAGAAGTAGAGTTGCTAGCGAGGGAGAGAGCGAGGATGGTAGCTCGCTCAAGGGCAAGAGTGGTGATGGGTCTGAGAAGAGATTGGCTGAGGTGAAAAAGAAAGACAGTGAGGCCTGTGATCACGAGGAGGGGAAAACATTAAAGCGCAAGCGTGGGAGGCCTCCCAAGGCTCAGAAGAGTGATGGGTCTGAGAAGACAAGGATCAAGGCGGTAAAGGAAGAAAGCAATCAATATGTCGGTAAAGAGAGTGAACAGCCAGATAATGAAGTGAGGGAAAACTTAAAGCCTAAGCGTGGGACACCCCCCAAGGTTCAGAAGAATGACGTGTCTGAGAAGAAAAGGGCCGGGGTGGAAAGGGAAGAGGGAAATCATTATGTTGGCGAAGAGAGTGATCGATCAGATGATGGGGCAAGTAGAAGATTAAAGCATAAGCGTGGAAGGTTCCCCAAGGCTCATAAGAGTCGCAGGTCTGGGAAGAAAAGAGGCAAGGCAGGTAAAGAAGGTAGTGATCTATCTGTTGGTGAAGAGAGTGAACAGTCAGATAATGAGGTGAGTGAAAAATCAAAGCCTAAGCGCGGGAGACCCCCCAAGGCTAAGAAGAGTGACAAACCTGAGAAGAACATTGACGCGGTTGAGGATGACACTGCAGAATCATCTGGTGAAGAGAGTGATGAATCTTATGGAAAAGTGGGGATGAAGTTGAAGCCTAAGCGTGGGAGACACAGCAAGTTGAACAAGGGCATAAAGGTGGGCGGGCCGAGGAAAAGACAGTTGGGAAAAACGACAAGACATAATAAGAACCACAATGTGGGAGCTAGAAGTGCGTTATCTGGAGGGAAAAAATCTAATGCAACGGAGTTAACAACAGCCAGGAAGATCAAATTCATTAATGATGAAAAGGAAGAGGGGAGAAATAAACAGAAGGCTGTAGTGAGAGATAAAATTATAGAACTTCTTTTGGGTGCAGGCTGGACAATCGAGCATAGACCTAGGAATGGTAGAGACTACTGCGATGCTGTGTATGTTAATCCTGAAGGAAGGACCCACTGGTCTGTCACCTTGGCTTACCGGGTTCTTAAGCAGCATTATGAAGGTGGCGGTGGTGATTCAAATACCTGTAAGACTGGTTTCAAGTTTACTCCTCTACCAGATGATGAACTCAGCATACTAACAAAAGTAATAGGCAAGGAAAggagtgataaaaataaaaagaaaaagaaatggaagcaAGGTGAGGGCGGGAAAACAGGTGAAGGAGTtgcaaaactgaaaaataagaaaggaaaattGCACAAGAGAAAACTGGATGCTGCAGCAACTCCTAGCCGTAAGAAGCTGAAGGACAggacaaaacataaatattctCTCTCCGAACAGGATGACTGTTCTGGTACATCAGACGACAGAACAGCAGTCAAGGATCGTAAGCAACTCAAAACACATAATAGAAAGCGGTGTGCTCTAATGATTCGCAATTCTAAGGAGGGTGCAGATTCAAATGGAGATGGATATGTGCTGTATAATGGGAAGCGAACTGTACTTGCCTGGATGATTGATTTGGGCTCTGTGCCATTAGATGGAAAGGTGCAGTACTTGAAACGCAGGAAGACACGGACAGTGCTCAAGGGTAAAATCACAACAGATGGCATTCAGTGTGATTGCTGTGGTGAAACTTTTGCAATCTTAGACTTTGAGTCTCATGCAGGCAGCAAATCCTACCAGCCACTCAAAAACATATGTTTAGAGAACGGACATTCACTCTTGCAATGCCAGCTAGAGTCATGGAACAAACAAGATGAGTCTGATCGTAAAGGGTTCCATTTTGTTGATACTGATGATCAAGATCCAAATGATGATACATGTGCGATTTGTGGAGATGGTGGAAACCTGATTTGCTGTGATAGTTGCCCATCAACATTCCATCAAAGCTGCCTAGAGATAAAG TTCCCTTCAGGTGCCTGGAATTGCACGTATTGTTCATGCAAATTTTGTGGGATGGCTGGTGGGGATACATGTCAGATGGACGAAAATGATACTGCTGCCCAACCCGCATTATTGGCATGTTGCTTGTGTGAGGAAAAAT ACCACCACTCTTGTATTCTTGCCGAGAACACTGTAAATGATGATTACAGCAGTGTATCCTTCTGTGGGAAAAAATGCCAAGAG TTATATGATAAACTACAGGCACTTCTTGGGGTTAAACATGAAATGGAAGAAGGCTTTGCGTGGACTCTTGTTCGCAGATTTGATGTCGGCTCTGATATTTCTCTCAGTGGAATGCATCGGAAAGTTGAATGTAATTCCAAGGTAGCTGTTGCGTTGCACATAATGGATGAGTGCTTTTTGCCCATGCCTGACCATAGAAGTGGGGTCAATCTGATTCGTAATATTGTATATAATTTTGG gTCGAACTTCAATCGACTGAACTACAGTGGTTTTCTGACTGCAATTTTAGAGCGAGGGGATGAAATAATCTCGGCTGCATCTATTAG GATCCATGGGAACCATTTAGCAGAGATGCCATTCATTGGGACCCGTTACATGTATAGGCGTCAAGGAATGTGCCGCCGGCTTCTAAGTGCAATTGAAACT GCACTCTGCTCCCTAAATGTCGAGAAATTGGTCATACCGGCGATCTCTGAGCTAAGGGAAACCTGGACTTCTGTTTTTGGTTTTAAGCCACTTGAAGGATCGAGCAAGCAGAAAATGAGGAACATGAAAATGGTGGCATTCCCTGGCATTGATATGTTACAAAAACCATTGTTGAAGCATCATCAGTTTGCTGAAGCAAATATGGTTTCCACTGAAG GCTCCATGGAACTAAAGGAACATCATACCATGGATGAGACATCAAGTAATTCTGATGAGAAATGTTCACCAgtgagatttgatttgaaagtttCCACAGAAACTAGTGCACCTCATACTGGAAAAATAAATGATCAAGCTGCTGCAGTTGAATCTGGTTCCATGGCTGATTGCCTGAATGATGCTTCTGACATTACAAGTGAAAATGCTACCCTATCCACTTGTCCCAAGGAAAAAACTGGTGGTCGATTGAGTGTTGTTCCTGATAATCTGAAGGGGAGAGACAAAAATACTTTGAAGACTCCTGATTATATGGGTGATGCTAATGAACAAACTAGAGAGGTGGCTGAACATCAGGGTACTGTTTCTGGTTTCATTGCCCCCTCTGATGGTAAGAGGAAGGTGAAAGGGGATGCACATATGAACCAGAGTGGTGTTTCTGAGGTTGACAGCAAACTGTCTGGCATTTCTTTTATGGGGTCTGAAGCTGCTGACTTTCAAGGACAATGTCAGTTAGCTTCCAAGGAGGATACTGAGAATGTTCCTTGTGAAGTGAAAGTCGAAGATAGCAGTGATAGACAGAACCACAATTCTGTTCATACCTCCTCTGAGATCATAACAAGTCAAATCCGGCACTTGGTTTCCAAGCTTGAACTTGAAGTTTCAGGTACCAATGCTGCTCATCATGAGTCTACCACCTGCAATATTTCCTGTGATGTAGCTCAATCAACAACCACACCACCTcaagatgatggtgatgatcaTTGTGGTGTATTGCCTGGCAACCAAAATATTAGTTATTGTCAGGGTAAGGAGCCTATTTCCAAGGAAATGGTTGTCCTTGCTACCGCGGATCCTAATTCTGATGTCACTGCTAAACCTGATCTACAATCTTGCAGAAGCAATGGATTTTGCTTTGCCACAGAGCTCGGAGTGAGCTCTTGTGGAGTTGATGTAGATAGAGTCCATGACCTCAAAGAAGTATCGGACACAGTTCGAAGTGATGCTATTTCTCCTTATGGAGGTTCTATTTCTGATGGGCCTCGGATGAATATCAAATCTTCAGAGCACGCCAATTCTGTTTCTGAGGTTGAGCCTGCTAGTTTGACAGGGGGCATCTCCGAACCTTTATGTAATTCAAGCTCTGCTCCTGCTATTGGCCTGCACTGTGCCTCCGGTGGTGGTAATTCCTGCGGTGCACCTGAGGTGATAATTTTGTCAAACCAGGCTAGTTGA